One window of Mediterraneibacter gnavus ATCC 29149 genomic DNA carries:
- a CDS encoding glycosyltransferase family 2 protein, with protein MSLVSIIVPVYNVEPYIETCIQSLIRQTMGNIEVILVDDGSTDRSGELCDQYAEADERIRVIHKQNGGLSSARNAGISAAKGEYLLFVDSDDYVSASLVEKTVSCAEQNQADVVVFDYQEIELCSGGKQTRTSALPAGQVIHAESVPQLLLITPSACNKLYKRSFWEMTQIVYPEGRNFEDLSVIPRILLQAGRVVYLEGDPLYFYVLRVGSIMRSGAFEKGWEERRKAISDVSNLLEEKGMEQQYKKELEYLAFEHLYFVPSKEVVLKDRNNPCLKEWRSYLDLQYPDWKENPYIRQLSGKDKILLLLLRHRCYAGMCMLSVLRKGMDRLKNK; from the coding sequence ATGTCTTTGGTAAGTATTATCGTTCCGGTATATAATGTGGAACCATACATTGAAACGTGCATACAAAGTCTGATTCGGCAGACCATGGGGAACATAGAAGTGATTCTTGTGGACGATGGTTCGACAGACCGAAGCGGTGAGCTTTGTGATCAATACGCCGAAGCAGATGAAAGAATCCGGGTCATACATAAACAGAACGGTGGGCTGAGTTCCGCAAGAAATGCCGGAATTTCGGCAGCGAAGGGGGAGTATCTGCTGTTTGTGGACAGTGATGATTATGTGTCTGCAAGCCTGGTGGAAAAGACGGTGTCATGTGCAGAACAGAATCAGGCAGATGTGGTTGTCTTTGACTATCAGGAAATCGAATTGTGCAGCGGAGGAAAACAAACAAGAACATCTGCATTGCCTGCCGGGCAGGTCATCCATGCAGAGAGTGTTCCACAGCTTCTGCTGATCACTCCATCTGCATGTAACAAGCTGTATAAACGCAGTTTTTGGGAAATGACACAGATTGTCTATCCGGAGGGAAGAAACTTTGAAGATCTGTCAGTCATTCCGCGGATTTTGCTGCAGGCGGGACGGGTCGTATATTTGGAAGGAGATCCTTTGTATTTTTACGTGCTCAGAGTAGGATCGATTATGCGGAGCGGAGCTTTTGAAAAGGGCTGGGAAGAGCGAAGAAAAGCAATTTCGGATGTAAGCAATCTGCTGGAAGAAAAAGGGATGGAACAACAGTACAAAAAAGAGCTGGAATATCTGGCATTTGAGCATTTATATTTTGTACCATCCAAAGAAGTGGTGTTAAAAGACAGAAACAATCCGTGCCTGAAAGAGTGGAGATCGTATTTGGATCTTCAGTATCCGGATTGGAAAGAGAATCCCTATATCCGACAGTTATCAGGAAAAGACAAAATCCTTTTATTGCTGCTCAGGCACAGATGCTATGCAGGAATGTGCATGTTGTCTGTACTGCGAAAAGGGATGGACAGGCTGAAAAACAAGTAA
- a CDS encoding glycosyltransferase, with translation MKKKILVGYIMDGTSGGIDRYLLRFIEQVWEEDIQIDFLSDRSAYELKKRLEKYKSRVFQVSSLWHPVTQYRQMQKIIQENGYDVVYLNISTAMDFIGAKAAKDAGVKEVILHSHSGGNDCGNVCKRLLYDVLHKICRTFLFRLGTRHYACSKSAGYWMYPKRIVESEAFQILYNAVDMEYYRYDEEMRKQVRMEMQVPRTDTLVLGHVGNFCYQKNQEFLVRVMAEVLKRCPNARLWCLGKGENEQKIRKLAQKFHIEEQIRFPGQKEDIGSYYQGMDVFVLPSRFEGLPLVGIEAQCMQLPCVFSDAITKEVQIQDHCVFLSLHKSPEIWAEEILKISRYDRTQVQMTEQMKCYTLEEQRKQMRRWICLW, from the coding sequence ATGAAGAAGAAAATACTGGTCGGATATATTATGGATGGAACATCCGGAGGCATTGATCGCTACCTGCTTCGATTTATAGAGCAGGTATGGGAAGAAGACATTCAGATTGATTTTTTGAGTGACCGCAGTGCATACGAGCTGAAGAAAAGATTAGAAAAATATAAAAGCAGAGTGTTTCAGGTATCCAGTTTATGGCATCCTGTGACACAGTATCGGCAGATGCAAAAGATTATCCAAGAGAACGGGTATGATGTTGTATATTTGAATATTTCAACAGCAATGGATTTTATTGGCGCAAAAGCTGCAAAAGATGCCGGTGTGAAGGAAGTGATCCTTCACAGCCATTCGGGTGGAAATGACTGTGGGAATGTCTGTAAAAGACTGTTGTATGACGTACTGCACAAAATCTGCAGAACCTTTTTATTCCGTCTCGGAACACGGCATTATGCCTGTTCGAAATCAGCGGGATACTGGATGTATCCCAAACGAATCGTAGAATCCGAAGCATTCCAAATATTGTATAATGCAGTTGATATGGAGTATTACCGGTATGATGAAGAGATGAGAAAACAAGTGCGCATGGAAATGCAGGTTCCCCGGACAGATACGTTGGTTCTCGGACATGTTGGAAATTTCTGTTATCAGAAAAACCAGGAGTTTCTGGTTCGGGTGATGGCTGAGGTTTTAAAAAGATGTCCCAATGCCCGGTTATGGTGCCTTGGAAAAGGGGAAAATGAGCAAAAAATCCGAAAATTAGCACAAAAGTTTCATATAGAGGAACAGATACGGTTTCCGGGACAAAAAGAAGACATCGGATCTTATTATCAGGGAATGGATGTTTTTGTACTGCCCTCCAGATTTGAAGGACTTCCTCTTGTAGGGATAGAGGCACAGTGTATGCAGCTACCGTGTGTATTTAGTGATGCGATTACAAAAGAAGTTCAGATACAGGATCACTGTGTGTTTTTAAGCCTGCATAAATCACCGGAAATCTGGGCAGAAGAGATTTTAAAAATATCCAGGTATGACAGAACGCAGGTGCAGATGACAGAACAGATGAAGTGCTATACATTGGAAGAGCAGAGAAAACAGATGAGGAGATGGATATGTCTTTGGTAA